A genomic stretch from Lathyrus oleraceus cultivar Zhongwan6 chromosome 2, CAAS_Psat_ZW6_1.0, whole genome shotgun sequence includes:
- the LOC127122480 gene encoding uncharacterized protein LOC127122480: protein MAQKMGAMEALLKSMYMQQNPHLSEEEVDDKMREALHNDNIPTPRSSTSTYAPIHQKFYKLLIKLMVRNKDDPQDEQDDDLQYDQDDDDLQYNQDDDDLQYDQDDNDLQYDNIQDDSHEPQHNEYDKDRH from the exons ATGGCGCAAAAGATGGGAGCAATGGAGGCACTTTTGAAAAGCATGTATATGCAACAAAATCCACATTTAAGTGAAGAGGAAGTAGATGATAAGATGAGAGAAGCTTTACACAATGATAATATTCCAACACCACGTTCATCGACATCAACATATGCTCCTATTCATCAAAAG TTTTATAAGTTACTCATTAAGTTA ATG GTTAGAAACAAAGATGATCCTCAAGATGAACAAGATGATGATCTTCAATATGATCAAGATGATGATGATCTTCAATATAATCAAGATGATGATGATCTTCAATATGATCAAGATGATAATGATCTTCAATATGATAATATTCAAGATGATTCTCATGAACCTCAACACAATGAATATGATAAAGACCGCCATTGA